A stretch of the Denticeps clupeoides chromosome 6, fDenClu1.1, whole genome shotgun sequence genome encodes the following:
- the LOC114792833 gene encoding cytotoxic and regulatory T-cell molecule-like isoform X1, with protein sequence MPVDVKMTQSLCSCFLLAVLCGIELSLAMKYVTVRKGETLTLNCRVRKGKNDVEWRNPDNHLMFFRRQKSDKYTLRDPRYSLHESSSTYSVTISNVYFRDGGIYSCLHYHKHKIISREKFKVIVLGAPKIEFVEHEGKTMIKCSAEANAHPPKLSWLFENGIELEARHQRSQYKKTDKYSSTDIIHIQSHKRRTTVKCLLRHPALFNEHLIAFVTIENTSIPEQVITEGYRVSTTDETTWQPTVSTTRPPRLTTEGIGVTKQAASETTYTEIYINTSFHAENTSENITNGFDSPEERKASRNAPLFVSAVTFLIVCLLIVVTFLLVKLRKAHQKWKLENEESEQSVESGKSKSSGEEKNPRRGLGFRNNFSKYKAEERPTAKSSTSTSTTTIEVIGENQSIHQAENLTTVTTTAARQAPTSQVKETDL encoded by the exons ATGCCTGTCGATGTGAAGATGACACAGAGCCTGTGTTCTTGCTTTCTTCTTGCAGTCCTTTGTG GCATTGAATTGTCACTGGCCATGAAATATGTCACGGTGAGGAAGGGTGAGACCCTCACCCTGAACTGCAGAGTCAGAAAAGGCAAGAATGACGTGGAGTGGAGAAACCCAGATAATCACTTGATGTTCTTTAGAAGACAGAAGAGTGATAAATACA CTCTCAGAGACCCACGTTACAGTCTCCATGAGTCCAGTTCAACATATTCTGTCACCATTTCTAACGTGTACTTCAGAGACGGAGGAATTTACTCCTGCCTGCActatcacaaacacaaaatcatCAGCAGGGAGAAATTTAAAGTTATCGTTTTGG GTGCCCCCAAAATAGAATTTGTGGAACATGAAGGTAAAACAATGATCAAGTGTTCTGCTGAGGCCAATGCACATCCACCTAAGTTATCCTGGCTGTTTGAGAATGGAATAGAACTTGAAG CTCGACATCAGAGATCACAATACAAGAAAACTGACAAGTACTCCTCCACGGACATCATTCATATTCAGAGCCACAAGAGGAGGACCACTGTGAAGTGTCTGCTCCGCCATCCAGCTTTATTCAACGAACATTTGATTGCTTTCGTGACCATAGAAAACACAT CAATCCCAGAACAAGTCATAACAGAGGGATACCGGGTGTCCACCACAGATGAGACAACATGGCAGCCGACTGTGTCCACCACGAGACCACCTCGACTCACCACcg AAGGAATCGGTGTGACTAAACAAGCTGCTTCTGAGACAACATACACGGAAATATACATCAACACCAGTTTTCATGCAGAAAATACCAGCGAAAACATCACAAATG GCTTTGACTCCCCTGAAGAGCGAAAAGCCAGCCGAAATGCGCCATTGTTTGTGTCCGCGGTAACATTCCTCATCGTCTGCCTGCTAATAGTGGTCACCTTCTTGCTTGTAAAGTTGAGAAAGGCTCACCAAAAATGGAAATTAG AAAATGAAGAATCCGAACAGTCTGTGGAGAGCGGCAAATCCAAATCCAGTGGCGAGGAAAAGAACCCTAGGAGAGGTCTGG GTTTTCGCAACAATTTCAGCAAATATAAGGCAGAGGAACGGCCAACTGCAAAATCATCAACTTCAACATCAACCACTACAATAGAAGTGATTGGAGAAAATCAATCTATCCACCAAGCAGAAAACCTAACAACTGtgacaacaacagcagcaagacAAGCACCAACCTCTCAAGTCAAAGAAACCGACTTGTAG
- the LOC114792833 gene encoding cytotoxic and regulatory T-cell molecule-like isoform X2, which translates to MPVDVKMTQSLCSCFLLAVLCGIELSLAMKYVTVRKGETLTLNCRVRKGKNDVEWRNPDNHLMFFRRQKSDKYTLRDPRYSLHESSSTYSVTISNVYFRDGGIYSCLHYHKHKIISREKFKVIVLGAPKIEFVEHEGKTMIKCSAEANAHPPKLSWLFENGIELEARHQRSQYKKTDKYSSTDIIHIQSHKRRTTVKCLLRHPALFNEHLIAFVTIENTSIPEQVITEGYRVSTTDETTWQPTVSTTRPPRLTTEGIGVTKQAASETTYTEIYINTSFHAENTSENITNGFDSPEERKASRNAPLFVSAVTFLIVCLLIVVTFLLVKLRKAHQKWKLENEESEQSVESGKSKSSGEEKNPRRGFRNNFSKYKAEERPTAKSSTSTSTTTIEVIGENQSIHQAENLTTVTTTAARQAPTSQVKETDL; encoded by the exons ATGCCTGTCGATGTGAAGATGACACAGAGCCTGTGTTCTTGCTTTCTTCTTGCAGTCCTTTGTG GCATTGAATTGTCACTGGCCATGAAATATGTCACGGTGAGGAAGGGTGAGACCCTCACCCTGAACTGCAGAGTCAGAAAAGGCAAGAATGACGTGGAGTGGAGAAACCCAGATAATCACTTGATGTTCTTTAGAAGACAGAAGAGTGATAAATACA CTCTCAGAGACCCACGTTACAGTCTCCATGAGTCCAGTTCAACATATTCTGTCACCATTTCTAACGTGTACTTCAGAGACGGAGGAATTTACTCCTGCCTGCActatcacaaacacaaaatcatCAGCAGGGAGAAATTTAAAGTTATCGTTTTGG GTGCCCCCAAAATAGAATTTGTGGAACATGAAGGTAAAACAATGATCAAGTGTTCTGCTGAGGCCAATGCACATCCACCTAAGTTATCCTGGCTGTTTGAGAATGGAATAGAACTTGAAG CTCGACATCAGAGATCACAATACAAGAAAACTGACAAGTACTCCTCCACGGACATCATTCATATTCAGAGCCACAAGAGGAGGACCACTGTGAAGTGTCTGCTCCGCCATCCAGCTTTATTCAACGAACATTTGATTGCTTTCGTGACCATAGAAAACACAT CAATCCCAGAACAAGTCATAACAGAGGGATACCGGGTGTCCACCACAGATGAGACAACATGGCAGCCGACTGTGTCCACCACGAGACCACCTCGACTCACCACcg AAGGAATCGGTGTGACTAAACAAGCTGCTTCTGAGACAACATACACGGAAATATACATCAACACCAGTTTTCATGCAGAAAATACCAGCGAAAACATCACAAATG GCTTTGACTCCCCTGAAGAGCGAAAAGCCAGCCGAAATGCGCCATTGTTTGTGTCCGCGGTAACATTCCTCATCGTCTGCCTGCTAATAGTGGTCACCTTCTTGCTTGTAAAGTTGAGAAAGGCTCACCAAAAATGGAAATTAG AAAATGAAGAATCCGAACAGTCTGTGGAGAGCGGCAAATCCAAATCCAGTGGCGAGGAAAAGAACCCTAGGAGAG GTTTTCGCAACAATTTCAGCAAATATAAGGCAGAGGAACGGCCAACTGCAAAATCATCAACTTCAACATCAACCACTACAATAGAAGTGATTGGAGAAAATCAATCTATCCACCAAGCAGAAAACCTAACAACTGtgacaacaacagcagcaagacAAGCACCAACCTCTCAAGTCAAAGAAACCGACTTGTAG
- the LOC114792833 gene encoding cytotoxic and regulatory T-cell molecule-like isoform X3: MPVDVKMTQSLCSCFLLAVLCGIELSLAMKYVTVRKGETLTLNCRVRKGKNDVEWRNPDNHLMFFRRQKSDKYTLRDPRYSLHESSSTYSVTISNVYFRDGGIYSCLHYHKHKIISREKFKVIVLGAPKIEFVEHEGKTMIKCSAEANAHPPKLSWLFENGIELEARHQRSQYKKTDKYSSTDIIHIQSHKRRTTVKCLLRHPALFNEHLIAFVTIENTSIPEQVITEGYRVSTTDETTWQPTVSTTRPPRLTTEGIGVTKQAASETTYTEIYINTSFHAENTSENITNGFDSPEERKASRNAPLFVSAVTFLIVCLLIVVTFLLVKLRKAHQKWKLESEQSVESGKSKSSGEEKNPRRGLGFRNNFSKYKAEERPTAKSSTSTSTTTIEVIGENQSIHQAENLTTVTTTAARQAPTSQVKETDL; this comes from the exons ATGCCTGTCGATGTGAAGATGACACAGAGCCTGTGTTCTTGCTTTCTTCTTGCAGTCCTTTGTG GCATTGAATTGTCACTGGCCATGAAATATGTCACGGTGAGGAAGGGTGAGACCCTCACCCTGAACTGCAGAGTCAGAAAAGGCAAGAATGACGTGGAGTGGAGAAACCCAGATAATCACTTGATGTTCTTTAGAAGACAGAAGAGTGATAAATACA CTCTCAGAGACCCACGTTACAGTCTCCATGAGTCCAGTTCAACATATTCTGTCACCATTTCTAACGTGTACTTCAGAGACGGAGGAATTTACTCCTGCCTGCActatcacaaacacaaaatcatCAGCAGGGAGAAATTTAAAGTTATCGTTTTGG GTGCCCCCAAAATAGAATTTGTGGAACATGAAGGTAAAACAATGATCAAGTGTTCTGCTGAGGCCAATGCACATCCACCTAAGTTATCCTGGCTGTTTGAGAATGGAATAGAACTTGAAG CTCGACATCAGAGATCACAATACAAGAAAACTGACAAGTACTCCTCCACGGACATCATTCATATTCAGAGCCACAAGAGGAGGACCACTGTGAAGTGTCTGCTCCGCCATCCAGCTTTATTCAACGAACATTTGATTGCTTTCGTGACCATAGAAAACACAT CAATCCCAGAACAAGTCATAACAGAGGGATACCGGGTGTCCACCACAGATGAGACAACATGGCAGCCGACTGTGTCCACCACGAGACCACCTCGACTCACCACcg AAGGAATCGGTGTGACTAAACAAGCTGCTTCTGAGACAACATACACGGAAATATACATCAACACCAGTTTTCATGCAGAAAATACCAGCGAAAACATCACAAATG GCTTTGACTCCCCTGAAGAGCGAAAAGCCAGCCGAAATGCGCCATTGTTTGTGTCCGCGGTAACATTCCTCATCGTCTGCCTGCTAATAGTGGTCACCTTCTTGCTTGTAAAGTTGAGAAAGGCTCACCAAAAATGGAAATTAG AATCCGAACAGTCTGTGGAGAGCGGCAAATCCAAATCCAGTGGCGAGGAAAAGAACCCTAGGAGAGGTCTGG GTTTTCGCAACAATTTCAGCAAATATAAGGCAGAGGAACGGCCAACTGCAAAATCATCAACTTCAACATCAACCACTACAATAGAAGTGATTGGAGAAAATCAATCTATCCACCAAGCAGAAAACCTAACAACTGtgacaacaacagcagcaagacAAGCACCAACCTCTCAAGTCAAAGAAACCGACTTGTAG